Below is a genomic region from Salmo trutta chromosome 19, fSalTru1.1, whole genome shotgun sequence.
GGAGCCGTATGGCATCTTCATCCTGAGAGATGCTCTAAATGGTTGCCGACGGGACAGGATATCATGGTCTCGACGGCTCGAGGCTTCTTGGTTTTGCGGAAATCGTATAGCCAGGCAACCTGTGAGCCTGTCGacttcatcaacaacaaaaaaactccaAACTATTTTCTCCGCCCTCGTGTCCTTTTTTGAAAGCCTCTGGTGGTTAATATGAATCACTAtgatcccccccccctcctctgatTTAATAACAAGACGTTTTGAGATAGATGTAGCTGTGTTTGTGCATTGGTTTAAATGTGCTATTCATTGTCTTGTcccgtccatctctctctctctctctctctctgacagtgaTCTCCATGCCCATCCCCGTGATTGGCCTGTATGATGAGGGGAAGGTGTTCGTCAATGGGATCTGTGTACTGAACGAGCACAGGTTCGTCCTGATGGGCTCCTTCGTAGCCTTCTTCGTCCCTCTGGTCGTCATGGTGGTCAGCTACGGTTTGACCGTGCGTGTGCTGCAGTGCCAAGCCGCTGATTACCTGCATGGAGGCATGGCTTCGATCGACCGGCCTACCTTACTCGGCATCACCCCAAGGCTCCCTGCAGGGGACAGTCTTAGCCTCCTCACACAGGACCCTAGTCCCCAGGCCTTGCCAGCTGTTGCAGCCTccaatatctctgtctctcaaGCCTCCTCGCAGCCCGTCTCTCCAGCGGGGAGGCAGGAGCCTGCGGGACCGGGCGGGAAACCTGCCGTGGCTCAATCAATCAAAAATGAGAGGAGAGCCTCCAAGGTCCTGGGTGTGGTGTTTTTCCTCTTCCTGATGATGTGGTGTCCGTTCTTCATCACCAACGTGCTGAGCGTGTTGTGTGAGGACTCTGTAATAAGCCTGTGCAATAAGCCTGTGTTGGCAGTGCACCTAAATGTCTTCGTTTGGGTGGGATATGCCTCCTCTGGTGTCAACCCACTTGTCTACACTCTATTCAACAGGACTTACAGACAGGCCTTCCACCGCTACCTACAGTGCATCTACCACAGCACCCCAGCCAACCCTGTCTTTCCTGTTTATACCGTCACTCCTATTCTCTGCGGGAAAGATGCCAACGGCTGTAACTGTAGCAGCCACAATGGGAATAATGGGGGCGTTAAAGGCAGAATGaggttggagagagagggaaaaggttCTGGGATGTTAGAGAAGTTGGTCAGTGTCCGCCCCACATCCGCTGAGCGTGTCAGCTGTgtctgaactagctagctggcctccaggctctctctctctacatgcaAAAACATTGTGGTGACAAAGCCGTTGCTTCATGTCTCTGCTTGGATTTCCCACCTCCGCTCCCTGTTCAAACACAGGAGATGTACTCATTGTCTCCCTGCCCGAACATGTAAATAAATATGAGATACGGAATAGTCTACAATGCTGCACAATGTGACTAAAGACATTGATACTGTATGTGTCAAACTTTAATATTTGCATTACATTTAGTGCGTAACAAGTGCATGCTCAGTGCGGTAATTGTAGTGAAATGTCCGTTAACTGCGCTGCTGTTTGCATctctcattgacagggctgtgaGAGGTCACAGATGGCATTACAGGAAAACAACCTGGTGTATCTCTCTAATCATAGAGCCACAGTGCCACCATGTGGGAATAtagaacacagcacacaaacGTTTAACTTCTTACTAGGTCTTTTGTTTCTGCCTGGCTGATAGATTCAAGTGACAGTTGAAGGGGAAACGAATGTCCCATTGGACACGGACATGTTTCACTCCTCATTCCCAGAGGACTGTTACTATTTCCGGgtacatttttcctgacagatGAACATGATATGACCTGTGTTGTCTTTTTCCGCAGTTCTAACATGCAATATACATAGTGACGTTACTGTTACAGGATTCTGGAAGATTACCAATCCCTTCGAGGGTAGGGATAGAACAATGTTATTTTCTTATTTTGGGATCATGTTCTTATCAGACGATTGTCCGGCACTGACTCAATGTAAATGATCACTCACATGCTATTATTGTAGAAGATTTCAGATATACAATATTTTAATCAGTATTGTCTTCCAATTTCCATCATTAGTCTTGGGTATATGGTTGGTTTGCCCTTTACTAGAAACCATGTTAAGCGTGCAGCAACAAAGACTTAAAACATTTCAAAGGTCACCTCATTAGCATGAGAAATCAATAATAAACCATGTTGAAACACCCCTATCCTTTCATCAGAATACTTTTGCTTAAAGATTTAATGGTACAAATTTGCTTTCAGCCTCTTAGATACGGTATATTGCAATTGCCAATATAAAGAACTATATAGGTACAACTGTAAGAGCCATTGTTGATATACCTATGTATGACTTTTTACCCTTTTGCATTGTCATTAGTGGGTGAGATGTAAATGCAACAGTGAATGTTCATCCAAGCTTCTGGTTAATTCTGCACCGAGCTATGAATGAATAGGCTTCTTTCCACTTTAATAGGCCGTgctacacaaacaaacacacacacacactcacacacacacacacactcacacacgcacttCTCACCCTCGACAATAAGAGTCCCTTGTATTCCCCTTTCCCACAAATTCCACAGCATAGCACACTAGTACTGCCCCCCACCCTGATGCATTGGAACATGCGATTATCACATAGCCTGGCCTATGCATATTGGCTGAAGCCATATTGTCACATCTACAGTATGCCATTATGTTATGCGTCTGCTATTTGTTATTTGACAGATAAAGCATGTATGTCATTTTTGCGTATTAAATTGGTTTTTCGGTTCTGTGGGGTCTGGGCATCTTTGAAACACAGGGTGGTGGTCCGTATGAGCCCATGTACGCATGCGTCGTGGTTTCGCTGCTGCAGAGCGTTCGCGGTCGCGGAGGAAAAAGCCGACGCTGCCAAggaaacacacatgcagacataAGGGAATCCAGATTTCAGCATCGTCGTCCATTCCCTTGACTTCGATAATTCATCGGTAGTGATGGTAGCGCGCAGCAACGCATTTGATCTAGAGATCTATTCCACGCGTCATGTCTAAATAGCTGCCAAATAATACAGGCAACGAGAGGaggtaaaaaaaagtaaaaaggaAAGATAAACAACCAGTGGTAAGTAGATTTAGGTATCATTTTACCGTTCTTTAGATCGCTAGGATAGACAACATTATTATACATTGCACAATAAGTATTTTCAATTatataatgtgtttgtgtgtgggggaaAATAATTCTAAACAAGAAGAGAGGGGGTGCGGGTGACACCGGTTCTATTTATTATAATCTTACAATATCAGAAACGCTTGCACGAGAaagaaaaatatatgtttgtcTGACAGATATTGTACCTTGGAATTAGTGACATAGATTGGACGCTCTCACCACTCGAAATGCAATCAAGACACCCTTATCCTGGCCAATTCTAATCAATATATTGGTTTCCCTCTTCGCATTCACGATTATCCCGTTTTCAGCTGTACTTGAACACTGGTTAACTACTGTAGCCCTCTATACCTATGGTTGTAGCGAACACCTGTTCGGTTCCCTTTGCGTTACAAATCATATGCTTGTGCAGAAGCGGCAATGGTAGGATGTATGACGTAATCATCAGTCCAACTGCAGGAAATCACTGATGTCATCTCTTTTTAGTCAGTCAGATGTCCAATGAAGGATGACTACTAATTAAGTCATATGGATATTTTGGGGGGGAAAAGCAATCTGTACCTGCATGAGGCTGCAGGTGCAGTCACATATCCGCTCATCAATTACTATGGAGTTACAAAGAAATGAGGCTTACTAAACTAGGTTACTGTGAAACGACGTGAACACTACAGTAATGAATTGCTACAGAACATGATTCAGCCCCCAAAATGTCAACCTGCTGATTACACAGGTGTAACTGATGCACAAGTGCTACCCAAATGCACTATTTAAATAAAGTATACTGTATATCCTATGAGATGAGAAGTCCAAGTGTTCTGAGATTATTGGTCTCCTTTATAGCTCGGTTGGTAGACCACTTGTTAACGCCAGGTTAATGGGGTCAaatcctgggaccacccatacgtaaaatgtatgcatgcatgactgcaCGTTATGTtggataacagtgtctgctaaatgtcatGTATTATTATCAACTGACAACAGCGTTAACAGCAGTATCACTACTCTGAAATATCACCCCCATATTTGGGCATATTTCATCCATTTCTTATTAAAAGAGGCACATTTCTGCAACCAAGGGCTCAAACAGCTTGTAGGAAATAAATAGGTGGGGGGCCTCAGAGCTGATATGGAACACATTTTGGTTGGCCTTGGTAGTCTATGACCTTGTATGATTGACAGACAATTCTTGGTTGACTTGCTTTATTTGTCAACTCAAATGGTAGTTTGGCAATCTTGATTGATTTGGAATTACAAAGGGTAGGCCATGAAATGTGGTCTTAATTGCGGTGACAGTTTGCATCCTGTAATTCTTTTAAGCAATGGAGGATGCTTATGGTGTCATGACTTCGATGGACTCCATACAGTTCTTTGAGGATTCACTTCATTTCAGCAGCAGGAGAAACCTGTCAAGTTGGGTGTTGTGCTTGTATATTTGACTCAAATGCTTGTATATTTGTGCTGATCTTTACATATTCTAATAGCTCTTACCTCGTTTGAATAGATTCACCCACTGGCTATGGTTGAACTGCTAGAGGGAGGAATGCAGTAGATCATTGAGTGTCTTCTATCTTGTTCTGAACATAGATTATGTAAAAGGGAGCCTGGAGCCAGTGTCATGCTAGCAGCACTGTGGAAGTGTTGCTATGGTTTCCACTCATTAATCCGTTTTCTTCCCATGACTGTGCGAAGGCTGTTGAGACTGTGGCGGCATGCTATACTGGCTCCAGTAGAGAAGACAAGaatgagagatgagagaaaagACACACAACTTGACGTTTCGGAATCAATGGTAGCATTTAGCCAGATTCTGAGAGCCACTCTTAGTTTGAATAGTGAGAAACTCCAACAAGAACGGGGCATTGTGAGCGATGGAAAGGATGGCAAAAAATGCGGAAGAGGGTAGTGGTTAGCAGATGCCAGCAACAGACTGGAGGCCAATAGATTTTTGAGGGGACAGAAGTGTTTGGGTGTGAAAGTAATCATTCATGAAGAATTAACAAACAAAGTAGAACAGAAAGTTCACTCATTCATATTTGAAGAATAAGCTATGTCAGTAAATAAATAAGCATTTGGAAGGTGGAGTCTCAGCGGTCTCAGCAATGGGAGCGAGTCATGTATAAATGATccaagggatagttcacccagatagttaatgtacagttgaagtctgaagtttacattcacttcggttggtgtcattaaaactcgtttttcaaccactccacaaatgacttgttaacaaattatagttttggcaagtcagttaggacatctactttgtgcatgacacaagtcatttttccaacaatagtttacagacagattatttcacttataattcactgtatcacaattacagtgggtcagaagtttacatacactaatttgactgtgcctttaaacagcttggaaaattccagaaaatgatgtcatggctttagaagcttctgctaggctaattaacatcatttgagtcaattggaggtgtatctgtgaatgtatttcaaggcctaccttcaaactcagtgcctctttgcttgacatcatgggaaaatcaaaagaaatcagccaagacctcagaaaaaaaattgtagacctccacaagtctggttcatccttgggagcaatttccaaacgtctgaaggtaccacattcatctctacaaacaatagtatgcaactataaacaccatgggaccacgcagctgtcatatcgctcaggaaggagacgcgttctgtctcctagagatgaacgtactttggtgcgaaaagtgcaattcaatcccagaacaacagcaagggaccttgtgaagatactggaggaaatgggtacaaagtatctatatccactgtaaaacgagtcctatatcgacataacctgaaaggccactcagcaaggaagaagccactgctccaaaaccgccataaaaaagccagactacggtttgcaactgcacatggggacaaatatcatactttttggagaaatgtcctctggtctgatgaaacaaaaatagaactgtttggccataatgatcatcgttatgtttggaggagaaagggggaggcttgcaaactgaagaacaccatcccaaccataaagcatgggggtggcagcatcatgttgcgggggtgctttgctgcaggagggactggtgcacttcacaaaatagatggcatcatgagggagcaaaattatgtggatatatttaagcaaaatctcaagacatcagtcaggaagttaaagcttggtcacaaatgggtcttccaaatggacaatgaccccaagcatacttccaaagttgtagcaaaatggcttaaggacaacaaagtcaaggtattggagtggccatcacaaagcccggaCCTCACCCTacagaaaatatgtgggcagaactgaaaaagcatgtgcgagcaaggaggcctacaaacctgactcagttacaccagctctgtcaggaggaatgggccaaaattcacccaacttattgtgggaagcttgtggaaggttacccgaaacatttgacccaagttaaactatttgaaggcaatactaccaaatactaattgagtgtatgtaaacttctgacccactgggaatgtgatgaaagaaataaaagctgaaataaatcattctctctattctgacatttcacattcttaaaataaattggtgatcctaactgacctaagacagcaaatgtttactaggattaaatgtcaggaattgtgaaaaactgagtttaaatgtatttggctaaggtgtacgcaaacttccgacttcaactgtacatatatatatatatatatataaccaagGAGCTGCAGAGCAGACATGCTAAAAGGCCATACCCCCGTCCTCCAGGAAGTATCATGAGCCCGTCTCTCTGTGATAGTTTCCGTGCATGAGGATGCGTTTCCCTGCTAGAGGTTCCCCTTGAGGTTGTTTACTTAAGTTTAGCTATTTCATCGTGCCAATTTATTGCAATTTTTGACAGCTGGAAAAAGGACTTTGTAGCCTTGGGGAACATCTTGGCCTATTTATTTGAAATAGGAGACTTATAATTAAAGCCTGACATTCCAAGATGATATGCTGATGTAGGAAAACGAATAATGTTCTTTGTCTTTCTGGTCCTATGTTTATATGTTTTGTGTATTCTTTTCTTTGTCATTTTGTCTGGTCCTATGTTTCTATTTGCAGTGGACTACAGTGTGTGTATGATTGCTTTGttctatttctctcaaatgtacTTCTTCTCATCACATTGCAATGGGCAGCAGAGCATAAGGGAAGGTCCTTGGAGGTTGCCATGGTGATGGCCCCAGACTGTAGCTCTGATATAGTAGAGCCCCTTGCTGTTTGCATGCACACTactcacccccccccacccccacccccaccccaccccacccccaatGCAATACACTTCCTTGTACACGATCACAGAATAGAGAAGATTTTGAAGCCCATAAATAGTCATCCATTGACATGAACAGAATAGCCTTCATTCGACAAGGTACATAGAGTACATTAGTACTATCTCACAAGCAAAATTTGTAAGCTTACTGTAGGTAAGTCTGTTTTTAGACTTCATATGCCCAAATGCCAAATGAAGATGAAAGCTCATTCTCATTGGATCCAAGCTCTTTGTCATTGGATATACTTACTGGGTTATTTCTGTTCTGCATATTTTtgctatcatttttttttttagaccagtgCTTGAAAGAGACACGACATGTAAAG
It encodes:
- the LOC115154864 gene encoding 5-hydroxytryptamine receptor 2C-like, which produces MSEHSSNPAWRVQAGSTLTSLSDRMTLPESTTTVLFNQSFPMEWNQSDPRPETPDKEKNWPALLILLVIFFTVAGNILLILAVSLERKLQNATSFFLRSLAVADMLVGFLVMPVSLINILYDYLWPFPRPLCPIWIYLDVLFSTASIMHLCTISLDRYVGICNPIKHSRSNSLSKAKAKIALVWSISIVISMPIPVIGLYDEGKVFVNGICVLNEHRFVLMGSFVAFFVPLVVMVVSYGLTVRVLQCQAADYLHGGMASIDRPTLLGITPRLPAGDSLSLLTQDPSPQALPAVAASNISVSQASSQPVSPAGRQEPAGPGGKPAVAQSIKNERRASKVLGVVFFLFLMMWCPFFITNVLSVLCEDSVISLCNKPVLAVHLNVFVWVGYASSGVNPLVYTLFNRTYRQAFHRYLQCIYHSTPANPVFPVYTVTPILCGKDANGCNCSSHNGNNGGVKGRMRLEREGKGSGMLEKLVSVRPTSAERVSCV